TCCTTCagaggtggtgatggtggcggcGTGGCCATGGCAGCCATACGCAGGGATGGCACTATGTCATGCTAATGAGTAGAAACAAATGGATCTGGTGCCTTTctggtttataaaaaaaaaaattaatagcatagaaggaaaatgagaagttgAGAGAATCGATTTTTGGGTCACTGAGCAAGGAATTTTGTGGCTAGGTCAGATTCATTTTCTGGGTTTATTGCCATGGAAATagtgagagaaaaaggagaagaatggaaagtaaaaaagaaaagtgGGTATTTTTGTAATTTGAGGTCAAACAGTAAGTGCACTACCTTGCCTCAGTTAGAAAATGAGGCACGGTAGACACATCCTAAAAATTGTTGTTGAAAACTATAATCAAACAAGCTCGTAATTATGTCAAGCAAGTATTTCAATCTTGTATAGTTGTATTATAAAAATTCAACCTAGTCATGTCGGTTAACACATCTTTGGTTAATTTTCAGGTgccacctaatatgcaccactttttagtggtgcaaagttgcaccactataccaattgtccattttactcctattaaaaaaaattattttataaaaagaaaaaaatattggtattaccgggtggattttgatggaattaattttttgaacaaGGCTAAAATAGACAATTAACATAGTGGTGCAAAGTTACACCACTAAAAAGTGATGCATATTAGGTGGACCCTAATTTTCATCTATCCAATGATCATTTCTTTCAgacagagaaagaaagagactTTATGGCTACGATTTGGTATGCTTcaaccaccataagtttaatgTACACAATGGTTTGTACTAACATTAGTCATACACACAGAGTCATAATTAAGTTTATCAAAAACCAAGAAAAATATATTGGGTAGTCAAGTGGATTCTGAGATATCTACGAGACACCGTAAATAAGTGTTTATACTTTGGAAAATGAGTATGAAGAATACCAAATAACGTAACTGTAGTCTTTGGAGATGAAGTTGATTGTCGAAGAAGCACCACTAGTTACATTTTCACCATCGATACTAAAATATTAGTTGGATGTCGCAAATATAAAGGATTGTTTATTTATCCACTATAGAAGCTGAGCATGTAGCATTAGCAGAAGCCAATATAGAATTGATATGGCTTCAAGAATTTTTAATAGAGATGAGACTCATCCAGGAGAATAGTGTTTTAAACAATGATAATCAAAATGTAATAttataaaaaagaattcaataTTTCACTCTAAGCCAAAACACATTAATGTATGTTATCGCTGCATCAGATCTTTGCTTGAAGATGAGGTGCTAACACTAAAGAAAATTGCAAGAAGCAAGAATCTAGAAGATGTGCTAACAAATGAGGTGACCATTGACAAACTGAAGCTGTTTGCTTGCTAGAACAACAAAGTAGAGAAGATTGCTGCATTAAGTGAGCTGTGAAGTATCAAGATTGGtaaaaaagtcaaagaatcatGTGATCGATGGtcattcatttttcaaataCTTGAAATATCGGACAAGTAATTAAAGGAGCTTATTTTTAGGAAACACATGCATTCGAGAAAATTGTGCACGAAGTTACAAAGCATGTGCATGACTAAGGTTTTTCTTACAAAATGATGGAAAATCAAAGCAACAAAACAAACATTAATTAATCAAGCTAgcgagaagaaagaaaaagagagaaaatagcTTAGTCCTTCCACAGCATTGAAAGACTTAAGAGCTTGGGTTGCTTTCTTTGTGGGTCAGCACATACCCAAAAAATCCAAGAATTTGGTCACACACTCACATATATTTCAGCTGACTAAGTCTCTGCCGACTCACCTACCACcagaattgaagaagaaattgaaTGGTTCTTTGTCTCTCCCTTCAGACAAACAAAAGATGCTTAGTAGCTAATATTATAAACTTTGGTCAATTGAAAGGGAAATTTATCAAAAGGGCCCTCACCTCACCGTCTGTTATCAAGCACAATACAGTGGCACAAAATGAAGTTTCGCTGCAGATGCTCACTTTCTGCCAAGTGTTAAAAATTAAGACCCCTGTGGTGCCTTGTGTGTGTAgcttttctaaattaatttaaattttaagttAAGATGAAATTTAGATGCAGGTTCATAAGAGCAGTTTTTACTTTGATGTAATCACAATATGACAcataaaaagtgaaaattaaaGGAATTATTACATACAAATTATTAAAACATTAAGAAAGATGGTAATAGAACTTTTGATCAGGCAACAACATCTCATGAGGTCGCACATGGATCACCCGAGAAATACAGATAGTATTGCATTTAAGTTTAATTCTTAAGAGTACTATTTCGGATTTCGGAATATAACAATTCCTCAGAACTAaaagtattaatttttttttttttactgaggACCCCTGAACTCACATCCCTGCTTCAGATTGTTGTAatgacctttttttttttttttggatataaCGATTCATTTTTTAGCCAACACGAAAACTGTACCCCGACACTGGAAGGAGTCTCAACAACGCTACATGAAAGAAGCAATAAACATAATGACGATCATGCAGGGATAGGGATGAACCAGTCACCTCCACTGCCCCAACAAGTACAAGTCGTCGAGGCCACTAAGATGGCAATCGAACTTCGCGATGATCTTATCAGGAGATTAGAGGAATGTTTTAGCACATCTGATAAGTGTCATATTTACCTAGTTTCAATAGCAATTTAGACACTTATTTTTGTGATTCTTGAGAAATCATCATCAAATTCACTCTCTTTCGATTAAAACTTATATAGATTCGAAATTCTAGTTAGAATGTGTTTAAAGTATGATTTCAATTGTGCTGTAATAAGAATGACGATTCAATGGAGAATGAAAGATTTGGTTGGAAAATGGCTCAACGATATTTCAGGGGTGCTCAACTCCTGGAATGTGAAAAGCAAACCCCCTTCTAAAAGAAATGAGATGCAGAACCCCATAAAAATTGCTGAGCGGTGAGAACACAATTTTTTAATAACAATCATATTTTAAAGAGATCATAACTTGCATTGGAGAGAAGGAaacttgaagaagaagaagaagggagaAGTAAGGTTTATAATTCTACAACTATCTATCAAGGTAGAAACACGCCGAAGATACACAAAAGAAGATCAATATCTATACATTGCTAAACTCCCTTTGGGACTGATTTGAATGAGTTTCACTTGTTGGGTCACAAATTGCATAGCATGAATCCTATTAACATATGTAGCCGATTCCGTCAAGTTGGAAAACACTTACATTATTTGAATCTGATCTACGGCTGTTCTATATTAggtaaagaaaattaaatttcacaAACTTTGGTCCAACCTTATAGGTATATTCTTTGGTCCAAAGTCCAAGCTTTCACAAATTCATAGTTTACTTTAATCTCCCTTTATATTTTCCAAaatgaaatttattttaataataggTATGCCACACTTGTCAACCTGCACCACCACCCACCATTTGAATTCTCTTGGAACTTCTAGTCCCACAAGGAAACTAGGAATAGGATACCCTATTTACCATGACTAAAAAAGGATAcctaaaattattaatttaaataaaaaataaaattaaaaaatgcaagattttccaaaacaaaacaaagaaacaaaaagaagaagCTTCATAAGCACCGCACAAGAAGAAAACGAAAACAGGTTTTTGTTGCCTGCTTGCTTGGTTTTGCAAACGAAAGCCGCCCCCTTTTTCTTCTGGTTTTGCTACAAATATGAAAATCTTCTTCGCATTTTCTCCAAGTTTCTCTCATTCTCTGCAACACCCTTTTATGATTTGTTAACAAACAAGTTCATCTTTCAAAAACAAAGCTTGTCTCCTTGCTTTGTTTTTGCTAAGGTATCTTCAATCCTTTGGTCTTTGTCTGTTCAAAGTTTTCATCTTTTTGTGCATTGCGATCTGGGTTTTATTCTGTTTGATCCGCTTCTTTTGATTGCATGCGTGCTGCTAAAtcaaaatttctcttttttttctccatttgtttgatttttcaaGTTGGTTTTGTTAGCCTGGCTGAAAACCCTgcatttttctgtttttaattttaaaaatttaatcttCAAGCATGTAAATTCCTTGATGTTTATGGAATCTGGGCATGTCTCTATTTAAGTCTCATTGATATATATTGGCTGTTTTTTTATATGCTTGTAAGGTTTGTTAATTTGATGGAAGTTTGAATATTTTGCTAGATCCCTTGATAATTGGTATTGTATTCAATTATTCATCTCTTTTTATGCTTTTTGGTCAGGGTTTAAACCAGGATAGCAGGCACAAATTTTGAAATGGTGAGTATCCCTTTTCCCTACTATTTCATTAAGGATTGGAATTGTTACAGTTTATAAATTTGTGAATGCAAGTAGATTATGATTTTCAAATGTGGATTGTTTTTGCTTTAATGTGTCCATCTCTCTTTGGTTTTTGATCACTAGGGAGAAGCACCGGCATTCCTTGTTGATGAACTGCAGGACGGGCCTGTTAATGGCTATGAATTGAAAAACGGATCTTGCAAAACAACTACTACCATTGGTGATAAAACGGTAAGATTACGCATTATGCTTTGAAGATGATCTCAATACATGTTCATATTCATTGATTAGATTAGTTACCTAGCTGATTTCTGCCTAAAACAAAAAGTGGGCCTCCATTTGTTTGACAGTATGTCATTACTGGAGCTGATGATGGCACTTTGTCCATTGAAGTTCAAATTTTTGACCGTAATCTTGGAGAATGGTTAGTTTTAGGATTCTTAGCTTCATAGCTGGTTTTCTCAAGCTTTTGTTTCTCATATCCATTTTAAATTGCAGGGTTCACCCCACTGTGCTAGGCATCAAACCCATGTCATGCAAAGGCCACTCAACAGTGCTTTTGGAAGACAGAATACTAATTCTTAAGAAGGGTTCTAAACCAAATGATCAAATATGGTTCCTGGAGGTTGGTGCTTAATCTTATAACAAAGGGCTATTAATGATAGGAAACTCTAAAACTACAGTAGATTTCTATAATTGCCTAAGACATACTAAATTTCTCGTGTTTGATAGGTTGACACGCCATATGTTAGGCAGCAACGAAAAATTTCGGGGTCTGAGGTTGTTGCGTGGAGTAAGGGTGTGATAGGCAATGCTGAGAAGCCTGTTGTTATTAGTGGTCCTTCTGGAGTTGGTAAAGGAACACTGATAACAATGCTCATGCAGGAGTTCCCATCTATGTTTGGTTTTTCTGTGAGCCACACCACCCGAGCTCCAAGAAATATTGAGGAAGATGGGGTCCATTACCATTTCACTGAGAAAAGTGTAATGGAGAAAGAGATTAAAAATGGAAAGTTTCTTGAGTTTGCTTCTGTCCATGGTAATTTGTATGGAACCAGTGTTGAGGCTGTTGAAATGGTAGCAGATGCAGGGAAAGTAAGTTCTTTCTACTGAAATATTTTTGGAACTCATTTTATTGGAAGCTTGGGCATTATAACATTAAATTGCAGGCATGCATGCACTTTTCACACTATCCAAATCAAACTCTCCTTAAAGGAGCCTTGCTTTTTATTCGTTCAGATATTAACCAAATTTCTGGAAGCTCTTATGATTGGATTGACTTTTTACAAACTATTATGTGTGGATTTGGATCCCAGATGAGTGCAATGTGAATGGACTTATATCCCAATTGATAACAAGAGTTCTGTTAACTTTTTGTCTCTAAGTGAGTGCTAATGCCTGTTTGCATATATGCCAATGGGCATCCAAGCATAGGCTATAAGATTTGGGATGTAAGGATTGTCTTAACTTGTAGAGTTGTTATTCGCTGAACCCTGCAGAAGTGCGGTTATAGCCTTCTCAGAAGCATAGCAGAATATCATATTACATTGGTTTGTTCTTAACTCAATAAGTCTTAGGCCATCAATTTACAAAAGCATACAAAGTTATTATTATATAACACACCTTATAACTATAATGCCTTTTGTCACGTTTCTTTCTCTTTAAATCTCAATGGCATATATTAGGGCTGATTGGCTCTTGTCACAATCAAAATTAAGCCTTTAAAATATATGCAATGCAATATGTTGTGGTCTCGTCTCATGCTGGTCAAGAAACTTAAGTTACTGTTTGATTACTATGGTTGCAATATTATTTCAGCTTTGTTAAATTACCCTCATTCAGGTATTATATTATTATGACCTCTCCTGATAAATTTTTTGGTCCCTGTTTCAGAGGTGTATTCTTGATATTGATGTTCAAGGGGCAAGATCCGTGAGGGCTAGTTCTCTTGAAGCCATATTCATCTTTATCTGCCCCCCATCAATGAAAGAGCTGGAGAAGCGTCTTCGTGACCGGTGAGTAGTCATTATTTAGTAATGCATTTTTACTTCTAAATGACCCGGAATTGTAGGCTAAACTATTGCTTTAAAACCAGAGGGACAGAGAAAGAGGAACAAATCTTGAAGCGACTGCGTAATGCTGAGGCTGAGATTGAGCAAGGGAAGTCTTCTCAGATATTTGATTTCATCCTGTACAATGACAACCTTGAGGAGTGTTATGAGAAACTTAAGGTAACTGCTGCTAAAGCAAAAACTTCCTGAAtcttgaagtttttttttatcatccTGATATAAAGTATCCATTGGTGCAGAAATTATTGGGACTTGATAGTTTTATCACTGCTCCACTCAAATCAGGTAAGAAACTTTTAAAGCGGATCAGCGTTGGTATGCAGTTCCTTTTTTTAAGGCCATTTAATTATATTGACTTCATTTATCAATGCAGCAGCACCCAGAGAGATTAATCTACCAATGGATTTTTCAGTGTCTAAAActgatgacaaaatcatcataAACTGCATCTCTTCAGGATTGGAGAAGGAATCAAATAACTTGTAAGCCTTCTGAACACATTACTTatatagtgcatgtttggaattgGGTAGCTTCTAGACTTCAGATTTGGTccctgtttggaagagcttctTAACTTATAGGATAAGAGCTTAGGCAAGTATTTGTGAGACCTTATGCAAATAGCTTATGTCCTacctataagctgttttgagcttattttcgtAAGTtgttcaaattagcttatgaataagagcttatgcttagcTGCCTATGtcttattttcagcttattccaataagtttctcaaattagcttatgaaaaaaCGTTTATGTGATAAGCACTTATTGCCATAAGTGCTTATTTAAGCTGTTTACCCAAACGCACCCTTGATGCTGATGAATAAGAAGCTGACTTTGTACTTGGTTTAGCAGGATCACATTGGATATTTCCTCGCTAAAAGGGGGCGCACCTGGACGGACAAGAGGGCTTGAGCTCAGCTAACATTCTATGGACTTGGCCAGCTAACTTGGTTTTTCCCACTCGTATGCAACTTGAGAAAATGGGACACAGAATTAAGGAATTACATTCATGTGTTTAACATATTTTCCCCTTAGCGTTCTTCGACTGTTATGGCAATTGAATTGACTTGAGAAGTATTGGTGATCGCACATTTGTTATTCCCTACATAGACAATGAGATGGTTTGTGACTTTTGTTTCTCTAGTAGTTGAAGTTCTTTAATTCTTTTGCCCTAGAAGGCCTACAATTTGAACAATTCTAAGATATGTATGTCAAACACTTGGGTGTTATACTCTATATGGCGTTTCAAGTCATTCGTTTAACCAATTATATATGTTCTTTATGCCATGTTAATGCTTCTTGAGATTCTAACTATATGAGGTTGCTTGTTTACTAGCGTTTCTAGATTCGGATTGGCGGTAGACACACAATTCAAAGCACAATAATTTTATAAGTTACACTctgtaatttttttctaaagCACATAAACATGTAAGTATACTATACATCAATTATTCTTTTTGGTAAGAACATGTTGGTCGGGGAGGGTTGGCCTACATTTAAATAGTCTTGCCACTTGATTAGCGTTTTGGTGGTCCTGAACCTATTTACCAACGGCTACTAATAAAGGGTCTTGCCGAAACGGACACAGAAGTTCTATGATAAAACCAAATAATcaagagttttaaaataaaaaagttagaaaatttggtgtaaaaatacaaaataatgCAGAAGGGATGAGGAGTTGTATATTGGCCATATAAATAGTGTTCATAAATTATTACAGCACAGGAAAAAGAGTCTGTGACAAGGCTAATTTATAAGACGGTCTCCAATATGAAAACAGAAGAGCACACAAACTCACAACTGCAAAATTAATCATGCCTCAAAAGCAGGCATGAAAATGGAGTCTTTAGATGTGTTAGTACTCTTTCTTTTCCACATATAAAGCATTCCTTCCAGTTATGACAATGTTAGAGATCAAGACCGAATTGAAGAGACAACAACCTTATTGGGCATGTTTGCAAAAGTGTTGAAACCAGCATGAACATAGGATTTAACTCTAATGGATCGTGAATCTTCCATGAGATATGAATCTTTCACACTCTCATTTCATTtactctttttattttctacttGTTCATCTTCACTTTCAATTATATTATTCTTCACATtacttattttctttcttttttcttcatatttctcATTTCCCCACTCATTTATACTTATATCTTCGGTTCAGCTAACCTTGCTTTTCGTTTTGGTACTAAGATTTGGATTGAAGAGGCTCCTTTGGAGGTTTCCTCGAAAATCCAGGATGATGTTGTTGCCTCCATGGCTTCTTCTTAATTGAAtgaaatcaatttttaaaaaaaaaaacttatataatAGTTGAATGTGAGTGAAAATTAATTCATCTTCGATTTCCGGGGAGAAGACTGCAACTAGACAAAGCCGTTAATGCAGTTTTCAGTTGTGAACCAACAAGGAAATTCAAGTCGTGTCACATCGACTAGTTATGGCTATGATCGGGCACTGTAAGTGGGTCATGAATCATGATACCGACATCACATAAGGTAGGTTCCTTGTAATATTGTGTTCGTGTCTTCTTGCTGTCACATTTAAAAGTTGGCATAGCAACACCTTCATGTGGGGGTAGAGAAACATGCTATTACTTACAGCTTGTGTTAGGTCTGTATTTCTCTCCACATGGTAATGTTCCCATGTTGAaatggcaatttttttttttacagaaatGGCAAATTTTAATGGAGCAAAACATAATAtatgaattttatattttagcCGGCGCCCAAAAAGTCAAAATGCTCAATAGCATTTCAGTCGGCCCAAATGTCTTATAACTAAATAAGCATTATAAAGGCAAATGAGATGACTTAAAGAAGAGACACACATCTCATCTCAACTAAAGCTAGTCAGCCTCATGACGACATATTTACTAATCGTCATATTTACTAATGATTACACAAGGTTGTCTAGAAGCAGTCATGATCTCACAAGAATCTTTCCACAATGATTCCTAATGATTTGCAAAAACAGATACGATGAACTACAAACCTATAAATACATGTGTAGTTGTTTATGTACACACATTGTTCATTATGCAAAACTTGAGTTATTTTTAGattttgagattttatttttactCTCTATCTTTGACTTGAACGTGTGAGTGTCTTCTGCAAGTATATTGTCATTGTGTCAACTCAGCTCCATCGTGCAAGCTAAGTTAATTAAGGTTGTGCACCACCAGAAGCAAGAAATTTGAGCAACCAGAATAATTTTAtgcatattttaaaataaaaatgtaacaGAACAAAAAATTGGAAAAAGTTAATGTATCTCAGTTTCACCAATACGTGTTCCATTTTGTTCTAGGTGTGTGTGGAAAGAAGTGTTACGTGTGGAAAGAATGGTGGGAGTGAATAATGGATCGAGAAGCTTGGTAAGAGACAGCACAGGAGAGCAACTTGCCATCTCCTAGCGAACTTTTACGTGTGGGGGGACCCTGAAAGTGAAAGAGAGCAAGTTGGGGCACACACCACTATTGTTGTCCTCTTCCACATAGTCATATCATACATATTAAGGGTGTAATTAGGTATGACTTAATTTGCAAATTTGATCAACTTGAACaaattcaattatattttgGTGGGTTGGGTTGAATTATTGGACCAGTTCAGACTTTTTCATTGCATCCGATCAACATCAGTTTAGATATAGGGTTTGGATATTGTAGACTCGAACGACCAACTTAACTCACACACCTGATCAACCTGAACCAAACCAAAtaacataaatatataaataataagtgAGTCTATTTCTACTCTTAGCCTTTGGTTGATTTTTACCTCAAACCGTCACTCTCTCACGACAAAATCCAAACAAATAATTAATCTCTCCTACTTTACTGCTATTATCATGGAATATCACTAACATTTGCCAAATAATGAATGATTCCAATGACCAATTCTTCACATTATTTTATGATTTCTCTTTCCGGATTGTGATTCAAGCTCTCTTTTTAGTGAGCAGTTCGTAATCTCGACATTTCCTCTTCATGCCTTGCTCCCTTTTTTGTTGTTTGCAATTTTGTCTGATTTATCCTAAACTTTTGTTCATGTATAGAGAAAGGTCGGACtaagcccaaaaccctagcagaaGCAAGGTCTAACCTAGCCGCCTAATGTATCATGGTCCAAGAGCCCTTCTCAAGGTACAAACATTTCCTTTTTATTGGGGTACTAAAAATCCTAAGCTAACTTTAATGGACTCTTGAGCCTTATAATTTCTTGGTCAAAGAGTCTGTACATGAATGGTGCTCGCCCATAGGCGATCATCTCGTTAAGTCCTATCTCTATCAAGCTTACacgttgtaagacccaagattttagaattaaataaataattaatttcctgtTCACAATTAGGATTTAATACAACGTGAAAGGAATTTACATAAGTGGTTGctgtttaaaaataatttaatgaagaagaaaattcatggattaattaattctatccctgtaGTCAATTTAGTCGATAATTTGACTTATTTACATGACTGTCTTAGAACGAGAGCGTTTATAGAGAGCCAAAGTACTCTTAAAACACTGTAGAAATTAAGTCATAAGAATTCTGGGGATATACAGAATTGCTCGTATACCTTCCTACGACAAGCAGATTAATACGAAATCCTGGAATTTACGAACACTCATTTTCGATAccgggaggtttgccgaaactgaatccctggtttttctagagctattaaattaacctacgatgaagacttttcctgttcggagcttcagataaagatttcatccgcgtacgcccactctaatcgacgttccaaatctttcttcagaaggaagtttctgcatccgaggtcaaaaccataaagtgcattttaagtcggtaaacattaaaaacaagcctcgaaaaccaaaaatcatactgatatttctttgaagaattagaagattcagcgggaagaatatcgtgtctaaaatacgttggaatcagtaggaaaaatcggaatcgcgaaataatcattttctcacgttttcaatttcctataaataggacttcaaaaaaaaaaaaaaaatcacaaaacacacacacagcCGTGGCTTTGGAGAGGAAGtggaggaaaagtgattttttgccaattcttgaccgatcgtcgttctgttcgttgctacgcgtaggcctcgaggtactgatgcttttccttacccctgatcgtaaattctgtcgcttttctctatgtctttctgtgctcaaagttttaagctttttgtaaaactgtccaaataac
This is a stretch of genomic DNA from Lotus japonicus ecotype B-129 chromosome 1, LjGifu_v1.2. It encodes these proteins:
- the LOC130730646 gene encoding guanylate kinase 2 isoform X2; amino-acid sequence: MGEAPAFLVDELQDGPVNGYELKNGSCKTTTTIGDKTYVITGADDGTLSIEVQIFDRNLGEWVHPTVLGIKPMSCKGHSTVLLEDRILILKKGSKPNDQIWFLEVDTPYVRQQRKISGSEVVAWSKGVIGNAEKPVVISGPSGVGKGTLITMLMQEFPSMFGFSVSHTTRAPRNIEEDGVHYHFTEKSVMEKEIKNGKFLEFASVHGNLYGTSVEAVEMVADAGKRCILDIDVQGARSVRASSLEAIFIFICPPSMKELEKRLRDRGTEKEEQILKRLRNAEAEIEQGKSSQIFDFILYNDNLEECYEKLKKLLGLDSFITAPLKSAAPREINLPMDFSVSKTDDKIIINCISSGLEKESNNLITLDISSLKGGAPGRTRGLELS
- the LOC130730646 gene encoding guanylate kinase 2 isoform X4, whose amino-acid sequence is MGEAPAFLVDELQDGPVNGYELKNGSCKTTTTIGDKTYVITGADDGTLSIEVQIFDRNLGEWVHPTVLGIKPMSCKGHSTVLLEDRILILKKGSKPNDQIWFLEVDTPYVRQQRKISGSEVVAWSKGVIGNAEKPVVISGPSGVGKGTLITMLMQEFPSMFGFSVSHTTRAPRNIEEDGVHYHFTEKSVMEKEIKNGKFLEFASVHGNLYGTSVEAVEMVADAGKRCILDIDVQGARSVRASSLEAIFIFICPPSMKELEKRLRDRGTEKEEQILKRLRNAEAEIEQGKSSQIFDFILYNDNLEECYEKLKKLLGLDSFITAPLKSAPREINLPMDFSVSKTDDKIIINCISSGLEKESNNLITLDISSLKGGAPGRTRGLELS
- the LOC130730646 gene encoding guanylate kinase 2 isoform X3, which codes for MGEAPAFLVDELQDGPVNGYELKNGSCKTTTTIGDKTYVITGADDGTLSIEVQIFDRNLGEWVHPTVLGIKPMSCKGHSTVLLEDRILILKKGSKPNDQIWFLEVDTPYVRQQRKISGSEVVAWSKGVIGNAEKPVVISGPSGVGKGTLITMLMQEFPSMFGFSVSHTTRAPRNIEEDGVHYHFTEKSVMEKEIKNGKFLEFASVHGNLYGTSVEAVEMVADAGKRCILDIDVQGARSVRASSLEAIFIFICPPSMKELEKRLRDRGTEKEEQILKRLRNAEAEIEQGKSSQIFDFILYNDNLEECYEKLKKLLGLDSFITAPLKSAPREINLPMDFSVSKTDDKIIINCISSGLEKESNNFRITLDISSLKGGAPGRTRGLELS
- the LOC130730646 gene encoding guanylate kinase 2 isoform X1, which gives rise to MGEAPAFLVDELQDGPVNGYELKNGSCKTTTTIGDKTYVITGADDGTLSIEVQIFDRNLGEWVHPTVLGIKPMSCKGHSTVLLEDRILILKKGSKPNDQIWFLEVDTPYVRQQRKISGSEVVAWSKGVIGNAEKPVVISGPSGVGKGTLITMLMQEFPSMFGFSVSHTTRAPRNIEEDGVHYHFTEKSVMEKEIKNGKFLEFASVHGNLYGTSVEAVEMVADAGKRCILDIDVQGARSVRASSLEAIFIFICPPSMKELEKRLRDRGTEKEEQILKRLRNAEAEIEQGKSSQIFDFILYNDNLEECYEKLKKLLGLDSFITAPLKSAAPREINLPMDFSVSKTDDKIIINCISSGLEKESNNFRITLDISSLKGGAPGRTRGLELS
- the LOC130730646 gene encoding guanylate kinase 2 isoform X5; amino-acid sequence: MSCKGHSTVLLEDRILILKKGSKPNDQIWFLEVDTPYVRQQRKISGSEVVAWSKGVIGNAEKPVVISGPSGVGKGTLITMLMQEFPSMFGFSVSHTTRAPRNIEEDGVHYHFTEKSVMEKEIKNGKFLEFASVHGNLYGTSVEAVEMVADAGKRCILDIDVQGARSVRASSLEAIFIFICPPSMKELEKRLRDRGTEKEEQILKRLRNAEAEIEQGKSSQIFDFILYNDNLEECYEKLKKLLGLDSFITAPLKSAAPREINLPMDFSVSKTDDKIIINCISSGLEKESNNFRITLDISSLKGGAPGRTRGLELS